In a single window of the Danio aesculapii chromosome 20, fDanAes4.1, whole genome shotgun sequence genome:
- the LOC130247368 gene encoding uncharacterized protein LOC130247368 translates to MSAQTLSANATFSSIQLSVDFSEPGHYFLFAYHIIFATSAVLLAGSVVVAILKTKHLRSQNRFVFMLSTSMCDVITGLSVYYSGLFDVQEGFPSRNGTYNILPSFLGVNLVTFMFAQFDRYGAVCFPFFYKRFISRSLVICICAYCWFHCSVLFQLMANLIPPSLANKIFAFSIASLQIIVVTNVMMTIKLFIVAKRQLARDPPGAERDGKVESLKIIIVVVITFLILWYPAFLNIIVKQVSKYGLYFKNDGTSIFLIMARFNALSSPALYVWGSPALRTAVWGIGWYKIFPRCSKR, encoded by the coding sequence ATGAGCGCACAAACCCTCTCCGCAAACGCCACCTTTTCCAGCATTCAACTATCAGTGGACTTCTCTGAGCCCGGGCACTATTTTCTGTTTGCTTACCACATTATTTTCGCCACAAGTGCTGTTCTGTTGGCTGGATCGGTGGTCGTGGCGATCTTAAAAACGAAGCATCTTCGATCTCAAAACAGATTTGTGTTTATGCTGAGCACAAGCATGTGTGACGTTATCACAGGCCTCTCTGTTTACTACTCGGGGCTTTTTGACGTTCAAGAGGGGTTCCCTTCCAGAAACGGGACCTATAATATTTTACCTTCTTTCCTCGGTGTAAACCTTGTAACGTTTATGTTTGCTCAGTTTGACAGATACGGTGCCGTGTGCTTTCCTTTCTTCTACAAGCGCTTCATCTCGCGCTCTCTGGTCATCTGTATTTGTGCGTACTGTTGGTTCCATTGCAGTGTTCTGTTTCAGCTTATGGCTAACTTGATTCCACCTTCACTGGCCAATAAGATATTCGCCTTTAGCATTGCCAGTTTGCAGATTATCGTTGTGACCAATGTAATGATGACGATCAAATTGTTCATCGTTGCCAAACGGCAACTCGCCCGAGATCCGCCAGGCGCGGAGAGAGACGGCAAGGTGGAGTCCTTGAAGATCATTATAGTTGTAGTCATTACTTTTTTAATTCTGTGGTACCCtgcgtttctaaacataatcgtaaAGCAGGTTTCTAAATATGGTCTTTATTTTAAAAACGACGGCACGAGCATTTTCTTAATTATGGCTCGTTTTAATGCCTTGTCCTCCCCGGCGCTCTACGTTTGGGGCAGCCCGGCGTTACGCACAGCAGTGTGGGGCATCGGCTGGTACAAGATCTTTCCACGGTGCTCAAAAAGGTAG